A segment of the Fibrobacter succinogenes subsp. succinogenes S85 genome:
TGCGTGAACTCTCTTCGATGGCTGTGCAGCTGTACGATAACCAGCAGCGCTCGCTCATTCCTGTCATCATTCTTCAGCTTGTCGGCCTCTTTGTGCTTGGCTTTATCATGTACCGCAGCATCATCAGCGTCCGTAAGTTAAGCAAAGTCAGTGCCGAAAAAGACCTGATTAACAGGGAACTTGGCATTGCAAATGCGATCCAGACGGCGATGCTTCCGCCACCGCTGCCCGAAAGCGAATTCCTGAATATCGTTGGTAGTCAGGTCCCGGCAAAACAAGTGGGTGGCGATTTTTATGATTATTTTGTGCGTGACGGCAAGCTGTTCTTCAATATTGGCGATGTCTGTGGCAAGGGAATCCCCGCTGCACTTGTCATGTCAATGACGCAGGCCGTGTTCCGCACGATTGCAACTAAAGTCGATGATCCATCTCACATTGTGATGGGAATGAACACGATGGCCAGTCGTGGAAATACGACGGGAATGTTTGCAACGCTTTTTGTTGGTGTGCTAGACCTTGCAACGGGGCGCCTGAGCTACTGCAATGCCGGCCATGAAAAGCCCATTATCATTACTGGACGTAATATGCGATATCTCGATGTTACCGCAAATATCCCTATCGGGGTCATGGAAGAAAAAAAAATACAATATCCAGGAATCGGTCATCGCTGCGGGCGATATGATCTTGCTCTATACGGATGGCCTCACCGAAGCCATGAACGCAAATGGAAAGCTGTTTGGATTGAAGCGCG
Coding sequences within it:
- a CDS encoding PP2C family protein-serine/threonine phosphatase, whose amino-acid sequence is MNTSRHTKIRSVTVLVVAALLLELTTAVQYISTRRAITAQIKEMAKQDLTSANRTFEVKEIAEAAIAAVLPEVERLIDTQQQDSLHMALQRVVANHPEIVGVDFAYRVGSDGLRDGYFTFRDDATNEIKDTVIGFDYTERTWYREGLHGNGSWSEPYMSRYYVALMSTFSRPVHDPQGRVIAVIGADVPMRELSSMAVQLYDNQQRSLIPVIILQLVGLFVLGFIMYRSIISVRKLSKVSAEKDLINRELGIANAIQTAMLPPPLPESEFLNIVGSQVPAKQVGGDFYDYFVRDGKLFFNIGDVCGKGIPAALVMSMTQAVFRTIATKVDDPSHIVMGMNTMASRGNTTGMFATLFVGVLDLATGRLSYCNAGHEKPIIITGRNMRYLDVTANIPIGVMEEKKIQYPGIGHRCGRYDLALYGWPHRSHERKWKAVWIEAR